One Scleropages formosus chromosome 8, fSclFor1.1, whole genome shotgun sequence DNA window includes the following coding sequences:
- the LOC108935806 gene encoding cAMP-dependent protein kinase inhibitor beta-like isoform X3, whose amino-acid sequence MTEVEPVLDFASSGRSGRRNALPDILGSPAGVSPSDLPLKLAELSLTDGPDVAQSPTTEESLAPIEGSEGKDGS is encoded by the exons ATGACGGAGGTGGAACCAGTACTAGATTTTGCATCCTCGGGGCGTTCGGGCCGCCGCAATGCCCTCCCAGACATTCTGGGCTCCCCTGCAGGAGTGAGCCCCTCCGACCTGCCACTGAAGCTAGCTGAACTCTCCCTCACAG ATGGGCCAGATGTTGCTCAGTCGCCCACCACAGAAGAGTCCCTGGCTCCCATAGAGGGTTCTGAGGGAAAGGATGGATCATAA